A single Paenibacillus kribbensis DNA region contains:
- a CDS encoding Ger(x)C family spore germination protein, which yields MKPKGSNAGKIRKAAILSCLLLCSVLLGGCWDRREVNDVAFVMGTGLDKEGDQYRVTMQIALPGQLGSSGSTGGGGGTRGNKSYYLESKIGPSFRGASAEEQRGVSRTLNFSHRRVLLFGEALAREGISKMMDVLARIPQNRLSSLVVITKGASLDVLQADAPIEQYPAEMVRELNFSYMKNPRSIKLLMNSILMEGMDPAVPVMSLVKNGPATIKDKKTNIQVDGLAVFRKDRLTGMIDNHLSRFLLLGMGQAKETEIFIPPPKGSGYLSVHLIENNVQIKPYIRGNDIRMTVQLNCNGNVREDETTFDISNGGNLKWLEQQVAQEIKKELGEAVRLIQQKYHSDVLGLGRAIIMSRPDEWKRIKPQWEQLYPKVEVVIDPIVHIENIGAVTKPFGIKKEQVQNE from the coding sequence ATGAAGCCCAAAGGCTCCAATGCAGGGAAAATACGTAAAGCGGCAATACTGAGCTGTCTGCTGCTTTGTTCTGTTCTTTTGGGTGGATGCTGGGATCGTCGTGAAGTGAACGACGTGGCCTTTGTAATGGGTACCGGGCTGGATAAGGAAGGGGATCAATACCGTGTGACGATGCAAATTGCTCTTCCCGGACAGCTCGGATCTTCGGGAAGCACAGGAGGTGGAGGAGGTACAAGAGGGAACAAATCTTATTACCTGGAGTCCAAGATAGGCCCAAGCTTTCGGGGAGCAAGCGCCGAGGAACAGCGGGGAGTTTCACGAACGTTGAATTTCTCCCATCGCCGGGTGCTGTTGTTTGGCGAGGCATTGGCACGGGAAGGGATCAGCAAAATGATGGACGTATTGGCGCGTATTCCGCAGAACCGTCTGTCTTCTCTGGTTGTCATAACGAAGGGAGCATCCTTGGATGTGCTTCAGGCGGACGCCCCGATCGAGCAATATCCGGCGGAGATGGTGCGTGAGCTCAACTTTTCATACATGAAAAACCCCCGCTCCATCAAGCTGCTGATGAATTCAATCCTGATGGAAGGCATGGACCCGGCTGTGCCGGTGATGTCCCTGGTGAAAAATGGCCCTGCCACTATAAAAGACAAGAAGACGAATATCCAGGTGGATGGGTTGGCTGTATTTCGCAAAGACAGATTAACCGGAATGATTGATAACCATCTGAGCCGGTTTCTGCTATTGGGCATGGGACAGGCCAAGGAGACGGAAATATTCATCCCCCCTCCTAAAGGCTCTGGTTATCTGTCTGTGCACCTCATCGAGAATAATGTGCAAATCAAGCCTTATATTCGAGGAAATGATATTCGAATGACCGTTCAATTGAACTGCAACGGGAATGTAAGGGAGGATGAGACAACCTTCGATATATCTAATGGAGGAAATTTGAAGTGGCTGGAGCAGCAGGTTGCCCAAGAGATCAAGAAGGAGCTGGGTGAGGCTGTTCGGCTTATTCAGCAAAAGTACCATTCAGACGTACTTGGTTTGGGAAGGGCTATCATTATGAGTCGTCCGGATGAATGGAAACGGATTAAACCTCAATGGGAGCAACTGTACCCCAAGGTGGAGGTCGTCATAGACCCGATTGTGCATATAGAGAATATCGGTGCGGTCACCAAACCATTCGGGATCAAAAAGGAGCAAGTCCAAAATGAATAA
- a CDS encoding spore germination protein produces MKKVHFPKLPRLPWSRRTIRAADRKTQNTNALKGLPEPPWLEQPLRSSLENNLTALRDIFKDCSDIVYRELMISPERKGMLAYVEGTVKSEDLQDHILRPFILGMMLKDPEVNGTLDPLDETRISMSQTKTMDQWKMVSAAILDGNAALFVDGTPRAYIFSAKGGVRRGVEEPQTEAVIRGPREGFTETIRVNTALLRFKLKTSKLKMHSMTMGTETQTSVVLTYIEGIIDPKLVEDVKKRLSDIKIDGVLETGYIEELIEDHPFSPFPEMEYTERPDTVTAQLLEGRFAIFVDGTPFALIGPVTMWQMMQASEDYYERFFISNVVRWIRFLFLILALYLPALYVAVTTYHQDMLPTTLILSIAAARETIPFPALVEALIMEISFEALREAGIRLPKTVGQAVSILGALVIGQASVQAGIVSAPIVIVVSLTGIASFTIPRFNFAITIRLLRFPIMLMAGVFGLFGIIIATTLIATHLTKLTSFGVPYMSGYSPYNHNDQKDIVVRAPWWKMIKRPSWIGNDNNKREKEKMNGSPATEEGW; encoded by the coding sequence ATGAAGAAAGTACACTTTCCCAAGCTGCCGAGATTACCGTGGAGCCGGCGGACGATTCGGGCTGCGGATCGTAAGACACAAAATACCAATGCTCTTAAAGGACTGCCTGAACCACCCTGGCTGGAACAGCCGCTGCGGAGCAGTCTGGAAAATAATTTGACTGCTTTGCGTGATATTTTCAAGGATTGCTCTGATATCGTTTATCGAGAACTAATGATTTCCCCTGAGCGCAAAGGGATGTTGGCTTATGTTGAAGGCACGGTGAAATCGGAGGATTTGCAGGATCATATCCTGCGGCCTTTCATTTTGGGCATGATGCTTAAGGACCCGGAAGTCAACGGTACATTGGACCCGCTGGATGAAACACGGATTTCTATGTCCCAGACCAAAACGATGGACCAATGGAAAATGGTATCGGCGGCAATACTGGACGGCAATGCCGCCTTGTTCGTAGACGGTACGCCTCGTGCGTATATCTTCAGTGCCAAGGGAGGCGTTCGCCGTGGCGTGGAGGAACCGCAGACCGAAGCGGTTATTCGCGGGCCGCGTGAAGGATTTACCGAGACCATCCGCGTTAATACGGCTTTGCTGCGTTTCAAGCTGAAAACCTCCAAGCTCAAGATGCACAGCATGACCATGGGAACAGAAACCCAAACAAGTGTTGTACTTACCTATATCGAGGGCATCATAGATCCGAAGCTGGTGGAGGATGTAAAAAAAAGGCTCAGCGATATCAAAATAGATGGTGTGCTGGAGACAGGATACATTGAGGAACTGATTGAGGACCACCCGTTTTCACCGTTTCCGGAAATGGAATACACGGAACGTCCGGATACGGTTACCGCGCAATTGCTGGAAGGACGTTTTGCCATTTTTGTAGATGGAACGCCCTTTGCCCTGATTGGGCCAGTCACGATGTGGCAGATGATGCAAGCGAGCGAAGACTATTACGAGCGTTTTTTCATCAGTAATGTGGTGCGCTGGATTCGGTTTCTTTTTCTCATATTAGCCCTCTATTTGCCTGCATTATATGTAGCGGTCACAACCTACCATCAGGATATGCTACCGACGACGCTCATTTTGAGCATTGCGGCGGCGCGTGAAACGATCCCTTTCCCCGCCTTGGTGGAAGCATTGATTATGGAGATTTCCTTTGAGGCGTTACGGGAAGCGGGGATTCGTCTCCCCAAAACGGTCGGCCAGGCTGTCAGTATCCTCGGCGCGCTCGTTATCGGTCAAGCCTCTGTACAGGCGGGAATTGTGTCGGCCCCCATAGTTATCGTTGTGTCCCTCACGGGGATTGCTTCGTTTACGATTCCGCGTTTTAACTTTGCCATTACGATTCGCCTGTTACGGTTCCCGATTATGCTGATGGCAGGTGTGTTTGGGCTATTTGGAATCATTATCGCGACCACGCTGATCGCTACACATTTAACCAAGCTAACGTCGTTTGGAGTGCCTTATATGAGTGGTTACAGTCCATATAACCATAACGATCAAAAGGACATTGTTGTGCGTGCACCTTGGTGGAAAATGATCAAACGTCCTTCATGGATTGGCAATGACAACAACAAACGAGAAAAAGAGAAGATGAATGGATCACCCGCAACCGAGGAGGGATGGTGA
- a CDS encoding GerAB/ArcD/ProY family transporter, whose product MKQFTTRQIVLLSVLMEVSITLVHAPTQAADYAQQHAYWTCAIAAILICFPIWAMLKLKRRFPDQDLLQAIVSSHPMLGRMLLAVYLILFLIIFARDLRIITDLVEVVLLPMTPIVVISLIMLLTLVFMAKGGIRTIVSMTEFTVPALILTLLTMPLFFGHNIDFSAMRPFLHPDIGGVVKGSWRMLGYMADLIILPFILPGRSYNARSAWLGHLIGTVFMIIIVLLEELVIGVPILSRLFYPTYELARQLQLSDFLDRFDLFVGALTVPTLLTKIGVDLYVISLTVKRMFVHIFGGLMVWPMGLLGYVCSFMLFSNIVQIYDFSREWTVVMIAFFVVMPFVLWLLLRPKPEKDSEHHKPSGEKQDSTGQQVSTNQQESQQASRTGKANL is encoded by the coding sequence ATGAAACAGTTCACAACCAGACAAATCGTGTTGCTTAGTGTGTTAATGGAGGTTAGTATTACCCTGGTGCATGCTCCGACGCAGGCGGCAGATTACGCGCAGCAGCATGCCTATTGGACCTGCGCAATAGCTGCTATCCTCATATGCTTTCCGATCTGGGCGATGTTGAAGCTGAAGCGGCGGTTTCCGGATCAGGATCTGCTGCAGGCCATCGTCAGCTCTCACCCCATGCTGGGGCGCATGCTGCTTGCGGTGTATCTTATTTTATTTCTGATCATTTTCGCCAGGGATTTAAGGATTATTACGGATCTGGTGGAGGTGGTCCTTTTGCCGATGACTCCGATTGTCGTCATATCTCTTATTATGCTGTTGACCTTGGTGTTTATGGCTAAAGGCGGAATCAGAACCATCGTGAGTATGACGGAATTTACCGTACCTGCGTTGATTCTGACGCTGCTGACGATGCCGCTTTTTTTCGGACACAATATAGATTTTTCAGCAATGAGGCCGTTTTTACACCCGGATATAGGTGGAGTAGTCAAAGGCAGCTGGCGGATGCTTGGCTATATGGCAGACCTCATAATATTGCCCTTTATCCTTCCTGGACGGAGCTACAATGCCCGCAGTGCGTGGCTTGGACATTTAATCGGAACCGTTTTTATGATTATAATCGTGCTGCTGGAGGAACTGGTTATTGGTGTTCCTATCTTGTCGCGGCTATTTTATCCTACGTATGAACTGGCGCGTCAGTTGCAGTTATCCGACTTTCTGGATCGGTTCGACTTGTTTGTGGGTGCACTGACCGTACCGACCTTGCTTACGAAAATCGGGGTTGATTTGTACGTCATCAGTTTGACGGTTAAGCGCATGTTTGTCCATATTTTTGGGGGGCTGATGGTTTGGCCTATGGGTTTGCTGGGTTACGTCTGCTCCTTTATGTTGTTCTCTAATATCGTCCAAATTTATGATTTCAGCCGGGAATGGACCGTGGTGATGATTGCTTTCTTTGTTGTCATGCCCTTTGTGCTTTGGCTGCTGCTCCGACCCAAGCCTGAAAAAGATAGCGAACATCATAAGCCATCTGGAGAGAAGCAGGATAGCACGGGTCAGCAAGTCAGCACGAATCAGCAAGAAAGCCAGCAGGCAAGTAGAACAGGAAAAGCTAACTTATAA
- a CDS encoding M56 family metallopeptidase has translation MWKTRSKLLFTAGALISGFALIQMGMYAGQHVFGWKLNFNVFQICRSLLQNYGIGYMVDALSGLVFLTFGIAGCEAVRQCMATRAAFRRLHRMRDLPLTGALGERYRELGADRIWVIDYAKPAAFTMGLWKPRIVLSSALLSVLDKHEEEAVIYHEAHHMKHYDPLKTWMLQICATLLFYLPVLRHITNQYKIAREILADNEAINRAGSPVGIGSALLKLLSMKPAKTRLVNSAACSSFAETSINYRISRILDPQLEPIIPMPWRSIMFSSYVLVMLTLMFALALM, from the coding sequence ATGTGGAAAACACGTTCTAAATTACTGTTTACAGCAGGCGCCTTGATTTCGGGTTTCGCCCTTATACAGATGGGTATGTACGCCGGGCAGCATGTTTTCGGCTGGAAATTGAATTTTAACGTGTTTCAAATTTGCAGAAGTCTATTGCAAAATTATGGAATCGGCTACATGGTGGATGCGCTTAGCGGGCTCGTCTTTCTTACCTTCGGCATCGCCGGGTGCGAAGCGGTCCGACAGTGTATGGCCACGAGGGCAGCTTTCCGCAGACTGCACCGAATGCGTGACCTGCCGCTGACGGGGGCACTGGGTGAACGATATCGTGAACTCGGAGCTGACCGGATTTGGGTCATAGATTATGCCAAGCCTGCTGCCTTCACCATGGGATTATGGAAGCCGCGCATTGTATTATCCTCCGCATTGTTGTCCGTACTGGACAAACACGAGGAGGAGGCTGTCATATACCATGAAGCGCATCATATGAAACATTATGATCCATTGAAGACATGGATGCTGCAAATATGTGCCACCCTGCTGTTCTACTTGCCGGTGCTGCGTCATATTACCAACCAATATAAGATAGCCCGTGAAATTTTAGCCGACAATGAAGCAATTAATCGAGCCGGTTCACCGGTTGGGATTGGAAGCGCGTTGCTCAAGCTTCTGAGTATGAAGCCTGCCAAGACCCGCCTGGTAAACTCCGCCGCTTGCTCCTCTTTTGCAGAAACGTCTATTAACTACCGAATCTCACGTATTCTAGACCCGCAGCTAGAGCCGATCATTCCAATGCCCTGGCGTTCGATTATGTTTTCCAGCTATGTGCTAGTGATGCTGACGCTTATGTTTGCACTGGCGTTAATGTAG
- a CDS encoding DoxX family protein, protein MNQTLTNIGLLLVRIFTGVIFIVHGSQKFQGLDGTSGFFQSIGLPGWLAPVVATVELVGGIALVLGIGTRIAGAALTIVMIGVLLTAKKGQPFGSIEFDLLVLFTSLQQALVGGRFLAVDQLFGRKKTENSNVQV, encoded by the coding sequence ATGAATCAAACACTTACGAATATTGGATTACTGTTGGTACGAATCTTTACAGGGGTCATTTTCATTGTTCACGGTTCACAAAAATTTCAGGGACTGGACGGAACCTCTGGCTTCTTCCAAAGTATCGGACTTCCTGGCTGGTTGGCTCCTGTGGTCGCTACGGTTGAGCTGGTTGGCGGTATTGCACTAGTTCTGGGCATCGGAACACGAATTGCCGGAGCAGCATTGACCATCGTGATGATCGGTGTATTGCTGACGGCTAAAAAGGGACAGCCTTTCGGCTCGATTGAATTTGATCTGCTGGTTCTGTTCACTAGCCTTCAGCAAGCACTTGTTGGTGGACGTTTTCTGGCGGTGGATCAGTTGTTTGGTCGTAAAAAGACAGAAAATAGTAACGTACAGGTCTAA
- a CDS encoding LysR family transcriptional regulator: protein MDLNDLNIFQTVAAHGSVSKAAAELSYVQSNVTARIKLLEKELQTPLFYRHKRGMILNAEGKRLLQYTKSILSQFEEMKHAFQSTSTPSGVLEIGIVETVVALPSILHAYYSHYPDVELSLKAGVTEHLVQEVAEMRLDGAFVTGPVKHPLIEQFDVFQEKLVLVSQGDDFSVEDITTRPLLLYKKGCGYRERLETWLKMEGIIPKQIMEFGTFETIVGSVAAGIGMTVFPESSISGLRAQGHVHCHALPEPYNEVTTVFIRRKEAYVTSTLQSFIDEIIAQIQA from the coding sequence GTGGATTTGAACGATTTGAACATTTTCCAGACCGTAGCTGCTCATGGCAGTGTCAGCAAGGCGGCAGCCGAGCTTAGCTATGTTCAGTCCAATGTGACGGCCAGAATCAAGCTGTTGGAAAAGGAGCTGCAAACGCCTTTATTTTATAGACATAAGCGGGGCATGATCCTCAATGCGGAGGGGAAGCGTCTGCTGCAATATACGAAGAGCATTTTGTCGCAATTTGAGGAGATGAAGCATGCGTTTCAGAGTACTTCGACACCTTCGGGAGTGCTGGAGATCGGCATTGTGGAGACGGTGGTTGCATTACCTTCGATTTTGCATGCTTACTACAGCCACTACCCGGATGTTGAGCTGTCGCTCAAGGCCGGGGTTACAGAGCATCTGGTGCAGGAGGTTGCAGAAATGAGGCTGGATGGAGCCTTTGTGACCGGACCAGTGAAACATCCCCTTATCGAACAGTTTGATGTCTTTCAGGAAAAGCTGGTCCTCGTTTCCCAGGGAGATGACTTTTCCGTAGAGGATATTACAACCCGTCCGCTCCTTTTATATAAAAAAGGGTGCGGGTACCGGGAGCGGCTGGAAACCTGGCTCAAGATGGAGGGAATTATCCCCAAGCAGATTATGGAGTTTGGGACGTTTGAGACGATTGTCGGCAGCGTGGCGGCTGGTATCGGAATGACCGTGTTCCCCGAGTCTTCGATCAGCGGGCTGAGGGCCCAGGGACATGTGCATTGTCATGCGCTGCCAGAGCCGTACAATGAAGTGACAACGGTGTTTATCCGTCGCAAGGAAGCCTATGTTACCAGTACCTTGCAGTCCTTTATCGATGAAATTATCGCTCAGATTCAGGCGTAG
- a CDS encoding methyl-accepting chemotaxis protein, whose translation MGKMRKRTTIWTLRNKLVLGFLLILLVPSLSISIATYNSSFNAMEKQLYSSANQGVVTANSVIEYSLSSKIKDVGYLAKGLDGSMIDGRNSPLIQPKLIQYIGLHEDATDIFVGTPDGLMIRGVPKEDEGTYDPRKRDWYIEAMKQPGKVAITPVVINSSGIPVVVVSQTLSDQSGVIGISLNLESVRKLASIKVGQEGYIIILDHTKKFVVHPTIKPGTTLDASFINDMYAAQSGQYTYVYEGQEKYLNYVTNKETGWKIAGTFYQSEISDATAAMRYVTIFVLAASLVLALIAIFLITRSVLVPIRKLQKSAEQISEGDLTGDLETGKTDEVGQLSSHFQTMVDSLRTMIRSVHETTDRVSSSAEELASGADQTTQAIEHVTIAIQEVAVGSERQAQSVKHGSVSMEELAQQAVNVSERMVGVSEQVKSNAESAQAGSKAATRAVQKMHDIDETVNDLGHAMDSLSERSGEIENIIGVISGIAKQTNLLALNASIEAARAGDHGKGFAVVATEVRKLAEESAKSATLISERIEAMQMDMEHALTAMRQARTRVTEGIDSVSTSEQSFAEISQAVELATEHINDITGVTQEMARGAAGVVSIMSDISHISNEAAGNTESISAAAEQQLASIEEIASSSADLSQMAEELRELVGRFRVGEK comes from the coding sequence ATGGGAAAAATGCGAAAGAGAACGACCATTTGGACACTCAGAAACAAGCTTGTTTTAGGTTTTCTGCTTATTTTGTTGGTTCCGAGCTTAAGTATATCTATCGCGACTTATAATTCATCGTTTAATGCTATGGAGAAGCAGCTCTACAGCAGTGCAAATCAGGGAGTAGTGACAGCTAATTCGGTAATCGAATACTCACTTTCCAGTAAAATCAAAGATGTGGGTTATTTGGCTAAGGGACTCGATGGCTCCATGATTGATGGTCGAAACAGCCCGTTGATTCAGCCCAAGCTGATCCAATACATAGGTCTGCACGAGGATGCGACCGATATTTTTGTCGGTACTCCAGATGGCTTGATGATTCGGGGGGTGCCTAAAGAGGACGAAGGTACATATGATCCCCGCAAGCGGGACTGGTATATCGAAGCGATGAAGCAGCCTGGTAAAGTGGCAATTACCCCTGTCGTAATAAATTCATCCGGTATTCCTGTTGTCGTGGTATCTCAAACGCTCTCCGACCAGTCCGGAGTTATCGGGATTTCTCTGAATCTGGAGAGTGTACGTAAACTGGCTTCCATCAAAGTGGGGCAAGAGGGATATATCATTATTTTGGATCATACGAAAAAATTTGTGGTCCACCCTACGATTAAGCCGGGTACAACTCTCGATGCAAGCTTTATTAATGATATGTATGCTGCGCAGAGCGGGCAATATACATATGTGTATGAAGGCCAAGAGAAGTACCTGAACTATGTAACGAATAAGGAAACCGGCTGGAAAATTGCAGGAACCTTCTATCAATCCGAAATTAGCGATGCCACCGCCGCCATGCGTTACGTAACCATTTTTGTGCTGGCAGCCTCGTTGGTGCTTGCACTTATTGCGATCTTCCTGATTACCCGTTCCGTCCTGGTGCCGATCCGCAAACTGCAAAAATCGGCAGAGCAGATCAGTGAAGGGGATTTGACAGGCGATTTGGAGACAGGGAAAACCGATGAGGTGGGTCAGCTGTCTTCCCACTTCCAAACGATGGTGGATAGCTTGCGCACGATGATTCGAAGCGTACACGAAACCACAGATCGGGTAAGCTCTTCGGCAGAGGAATTGGCTTCGGGGGCCGATCAGACGACTCAAGCCATTGAGCATGTCACCATAGCTATTCAGGAAGTAGCAGTAGGCAGCGAGCGTCAGGCTCAGAGTGTCAAACATGGCTCTGTAAGCATGGAAGAGCTTGCTCAGCAGGCAGTAAACGTATCCGAGCGTATGGTGGGCGTATCTGAACAGGTGAAAAGCAACGCAGAGTCCGCACAAGCAGGCAGCAAGGCAGCTACGCGAGCTGTACAGAAGATGCATGATATCGACGAGACCGTTAACGATCTCGGACATGCGATGGATTCCCTGAGTGAACGCTCTGGCGAAATTGAGAATATTATCGGCGTCATATCCGGTATTGCCAAGCAAACGAACCTGCTGGCGCTAAATGCATCCATTGAGGCGGCACGTGCTGGCGATCATGGCAAAGGCTTTGCTGTGGTTGCTACGGAGGTACGCAAGCTGGCTGAGGAATCTGCCAAATCAGCGACCTTGATTTCAGAGCGTATTGAGGCCATGCAAATGGATATGGAACATGCTTTGACGGCTATGCGCCAAGCGCGAACACGGGTTACAGAAGGGATAGATTCAGTAAGCACGTCTGAGCAGTCTTTTGCGGAAATCAGTCAGGCTGTGGAACTAGCGACGGAGCATATCAATGATATTACCGGAGTGACACAGGAAATGGCCCGGGGTGCCGCAGGTGTCGTGAGTATTATGAGCGATATTTCCCATATTTCGAACGAGGCAGCGGGCAACACCGAGTCGATCTCAGCGGCAGCTGAACAGCAGCTTGCTTCTATCGAGGAAATTGCTTCTTCCTCAGCGGATCTGAGCCAAATGGCTGAGGAACTGCGTGAGCTGGTTGGACGCTTCCGGGTCGGAGAAAAATAA
- a CDS encoding pirin family protein, translated as MFTIYPAASRFSFDKGWLRGSHSFSFAEYQDENNTAFGPMRVCNDDVIAPGRGFGAHPHSDMEIVSIVLYGELRHEDNRGHEAVTRFGGIQRMSAGRGIVHTEHNASQTEDVCLLQLWFSPHTRGLEPSYEATAFNPERLHGQLLPVVAGNRVPGTEGEIAAIHQDLTIYLSKLQAGERLEFTQAEGRRVFLFIIEGSLRVNGQHILQERDSARIEQEPKLLLEAQEPVFYMLIDLP; from the coding sequence ATGTTCACAATATATCCGGCTGCATCGCGATTCAGCTTCGATAAGGGCTGGCTGCGGGGGAGTCACAGCTTTTCATTCGCGGAGTATCAGGATGAGAACAATACAGCGTTTGGCCCTATGCGCGTCTGTAATGACGATGTCATCGCACCGGGAAGGGGCTTTGGGGCGCATCCGCACAGTGACATGGAGATTGTCTCCATCGTACTTTATGGAGAGCTGCGTCATGAGGACAACCGTGGACATGAGGCGGTGACCCGTTTTGGAGGCATTCAGCGGATGTCAGCGGGCCGCGGCATCGTCCATACGGAGCACAACGCTTCGCAAACGGAGGATGTCTGTTTACTGCAATTGTGGTTTAGCCCGCACACGAGAGGGCTGGAGCCATCATATGAGGCTACAGCGTTCAACCCTGAGCGATTGCACGGCCAGCTTTTGCCTGTCGTTGCCGGGAATCGTGTTCCGGGCACGGAGGGCGAAATCGCTGCCATCCATCAGGATTTGACGATTTATTTAAGCAAGCTTCAGGCTGGAGAGCGTCTGGAATTCACACAGGCTGAGGGAAGACGTGTGTTCTTGTTCATCATCGAAGGCTCACTTCGTGTGAACGGTCAACATATTCTGCAAGAGCGTGACTCGGCCCGGATTGAGCAGGAGCCGAAGCTGTTGCTGGAGGCACAGGAGCCTGTATTTTACATGCTGATAGATTTACCTTAA
- a CDS encoding BlaI/MecI/CopY family transcriptional regulator, with amino-acid sequence MKRLNFKAGETGLNRFFGPLEAKIMDILWSTSDRSIKEVQTALKGDRDFNFNTVMTVMNRLVEKGILSKSIHGRTSLYRPVLSREEFMDEQSKELSHELVDEFGPLAVNHMIDALEMADPVLIERLEQKIKQWKKDM; translated from the coding sequence ATGAAACGACTGAATTTTAAAGCTGGCGAAACCGGACTTAACCGTTTTTTCGGACCTCTGGAAGCCAAAATCATGGATATTTTATGGTCCACTTCGGATCGGAGTATCAAAGAAGTGCAGACCGCGTTGAAGGGGGACCGTGACTTTAACTTCAATACGGTGATGACCGTTATGAATCGTTTGGTGGAAAAGGGAATACTGAGTAAGAGTATTCACGGAAGAACGTCTTTATATCGCCCGGTTCTAAGCAGGGAAGAGTTCATGGATGAACAATCCAAGGAGCTGAGTCACGAATTGGTGGATGAATTTGGTCCACTCGCTGTCAATCATATGATTGATGCTCTGGAGATGGCTGATCCCGTGCTGATCGAACGTCTGGAACAAAAAATTAAACAATGGAAAAAGGATATGTAG
- a CDS encoding DMT family transporter has protein sequence MNKQIMTGSLLCLIASMSWGAMFPVSHIALQQVNPLYFSFLRYFVVALILIVLLWLKEGRAAFRFEGGGKKLLFFGTMGFTIYNMAVFQGQHWMGAAGTIVASIMEVLMPMISIAMIWTLTRKMPPKYTLISMVIALAGAILVITNGKWTFFTLAGQHLLPLLLIFAGVVGWVVYSMGGSHFAGWSTLRYSTLTCLLGTLVSFVVVTVSSAFHWIAVPDWQDVWSVKYEMSFMILLPGLAALLSWNAGIRKLSPLNGILFINFVPITTLVLMYFQGYAISQFELYGTLLVIFALVLNNMVQRNTLRTSSTSSRIRFRLDRRKLFQR, from the coding sequence ATGAATAAACAAATCATGACCGGATCGTTATTGTGTCTGATCGCCAGCATGTCCTGGGGCGCCATGTTTCCGGTTTCGCACATTGCCTTACAACAAGTCAATCCGCTGTATTTTTCGTTTTTACGTTATTTTGTCGTTGCGCTCATTCTGATCGTGCTGCTGTGGCTCAAAGAGGGACGGGCTGCCTTTCGCTTTGAGGGCGGGGGCAAGAAATTGCTTTTCTTCGGTACGATGGGATTTACCATCTACAATATGGCCGTTTTCCAGGGACAACACTGGATGGGGGCAGCAGGCACCATTGTAGCTTCTATTATGGAAGTTCTGATGCCGATGATCTCGATTGCCATGATATGGACCCTGACTCGTAAAATGCCTCCGAAATATACGCTGATCAGTATGGTGATCGCATTGGCTGGAGCAATACTTGTGATTACGAACGGAAAATGGACCTTCTTCACGCTTGCCGGGCAGCATTTGCTGCCGCTGCTGCTCATTTTTGCAGGGGTCGTCGGGTGGGTCGTGTATTCCATGGGAGGCAGCCACTTTGCAGGCTGGTCCACTCTTCGCTATTCGACCTTAACCTGCCTGCTCGGAACCCTTGTTTCCTTCGTCGTTGTCACCGTTTCCTCTGCCTTCCATTGGATTGCAGTGCCGGACTGGCAGGATGTATGGTCAGTTAAATACGAAATGAGCTTTATGATTCTGCTTCCAGGACTTGCAGCCTTGCTGAGCTGGAATGCCGGAATCCGCAAGCTGTCTCCGCTGAACGGAATTCTATTCATTAACTTTGTACCGATTACTACGCTCGTGCTTATGTACTTCCAAGGCTATGCCATCAGCCAATTCGAGCTGTACGGGACATTGCTGGTCATCTTTGCACTAGTGCTGAACAACATGGTTCAAAGAAATACGCTACGCACCTCCAGCACTTCAAGCCGTATCCGTTTCCGCTTGGATCGACGCAAATTATTCCAAAGATAG